tctctctctctctctctctctctctctctctctctctttatctctgtcttctatatctttcgttcttgctctcactcactctcgtGTACGTGTTTAAAGCGTACGCACGTGCGACTGACTTCGCGCCGAAGGTTTTTCCTTCAGAGAATGTGCAACGTACACACTGAGAAATAACCTTCCAGGCGTATTGTTGCTTAATCAAGCTGTGCTTTGGATACACTCAATTACCACACGGTTTTAATGTTACGAGTGTGGACTATGATGTGTTTATGtataccaaaaaaaagaaaaaagaagaaaaaaggaagagaaagagagacagagagacagagagagagagagagagagagagagagagagagagagagaaaaggaatgagaatattttctcttaatagggagaataaatttatttctttttttttttctttcttttttttttttttactttttctcttttcgaaacttttttttcaggaagatgtttttgtttatattttttccttttttttttttctttttacatttatataatagaataaataataattaagtataCCGAAATAAGAAATTGTTTGTTAGGAAGAACGTCATATTGGATGgtcttttgatattttttcacgtttaaatttaatgaagttaaaaatataatgaattttttgtttcttttttcttttgttcttttttttctttttttttttctacatcgTTAAAAGATCGTTAAAAGAACGGTGAGGATCATTCGACTTCTCTTTAAAAGTGCTGAGAAAGGAATAACGTTCTTGAAAATGTTTCTCGTTTCCAAGGAGTATGATAAGTAAACAACGCATGAGTTTACCTCGGCGGTCAACAGTCTGTAACACACTTGCCGTCTTtcgagaatttatatatatatacatatgtatgtacatatatgtatgtatacacaagtgcaatttcgacattttttcgttttaatccaacgaaagaattttattttacatatataaattagctGTATATTCAGGTaacattcttttataaaaaaaaaaaaaaaaaaaagaaaaagaaaagaagaggataatcgtacaatgtatttttttgtaactAAGGTTATACCAATAAAACGTCGAAATTAAGaagtattctttttaaatataaaaaatcatattgcaaattaatatacgattaaaattatcaaagagaacaataataataatattaataataataataataataacaataataaataaataaataaataaaatgaaataacgtaTACGTATTACTCTTGtctaatcaatgaaaattaaaacgaaaaattgaTTCGACGACCTCCTAACAGATCCGTAGATCTCTAAATTACGTTTGAATGTGtgtttacatgtatatatatatatctatatatatatatatatatatatatatatatatatatatataatatgtacactgtatgtaacatacatatactgtATACTATAcaatgagaaatataaaagtcaATGAACTaagaatatagaaagaataacAATTCTAAGAAATGATCACGCACACTATGTTTacaatacatattattttaattgaacgTACAAGAGAGAACATGAtagtataatagaaaataattcataatatctaataaaatagattaagaATCATACGATGATAAATTcaaggtatatgtatataatgtcaagtattattttatgaaaatagaCTGATAAAAGATGTAAACGATATATGTCGTAATCACGTGGTCAACCTACCAATCGTTGTCCGTTAAATATCTCTGTGTGTGtttatctatgtgtatatgtgtgtgcatgtatatgattcatataattttcacACGTATAAAGTCGCAACTATGAGGACTCTCCTATCAGCCGTAGTAGTGAAAGGATGTGTAAGGTGCAAAGTGCTCAGAATCTTTTGTGCATAGTGgtattgtttttctctctcttttttttcttttctgtttttctttttcttttttttctttccttttctctagtATATGCAttgaaactatatatatatatatatatatatatatatatatatatatatatatatatattgtgtgtgtgttactGTACGATTTTCTAacctattttaaatatttcttattctaagagattctatttctttatatatcgaacataggtattcgtatttatataaataataaatatacaatatacgaatattgtatatttatatacaatattgtatacgaatatatttaataagtattaatttataagccaataatttatactttagTCTATGTTCAAAggatattacgatattttaataatttatatctttatatttgtaattttttaaaatggattaaataatataattattaaataattatattagctTAGACGATTTAGATGTAATTAGAAAATTGcatttatctaattttaaatcatttaaaataatataataatagagaactttgatattaataaaatttatttcgaattatagGTTATAATAAgtgttaatatatattgtaatttattttgaacAGAGAATGGATATCAATAAGATGTTAATGGAATTAATATAAGTTCAGGcttacattaatatttgagaatatttaaatctattttatttattgtagatattaaacaattatcattaggacattgaaataattataataaattataattattcagtTATGACAGTTACTATGGTAACTCTTAGTATTATTACAAAGTTTaaaggtatataaatataatataaaaataggacgactaaaaaaatcttttacagTAAATCAAACTGGAAAAGACAATCTATACTACTgtattagatataaattaaaataaatagaaattccTATTCacttaatttaagaaaattttatcttttgtatatGATGGCTCAACGTTACTTGAGTATTAAatctaaagagaaataaggagGAAAGTACCTAAAGatcaatgttaattaatttttcatctccCTTCTTTGCTTGATAGAAAATCATATTACTATGCTTTCAATGTTGGTAGAAGTTGaacgattataattcattaaaaattcatctGGTCTCTcatgtataataattcaagATCACATGAGATCACAtttaaagagatagaaagagaaaaggatattaAGATCAATGTCACTTAATTTTTGAAACTCTTTGCCCAATAGAAAATCATGCTACTACTATTCTTTCATTTGATAGAAGTCGAACAACtgtaattcattaaaaattcattttgacCCTAATGTATGATGGTTCAAGGTTACTCCAGATCACTTctaaagaaggaggaagaggagagaaaaggatgtaAAGATCAAAGTCTATATGTATTCGACACTTGAGTCATAAAGTTCTGAATAATCACCAAGCAATTCTTTGTCTACTTTGCTTTACCACGAAAGAGTGCTGACTCTATCGTGGTGTTTAAATTCGTTCGGATTTAATAGGAATCAGTTTCGATTAAGCACTCTTCCTTTCTACGAATAGATTCTTACCCTCTGTCTATTTTCGTTCTAAATTtatgcttcttcttttaaccGATGATACGAATCCATTTTAACTTTCGCggtcaaatttttttatgaatgaaaaaattttaatttaacctATTTCCCGCCATTCgtgtaaatattaatgtattttactttattatcagATTTTCGTCAGTATTACAATAATGCACGTCTTTATCTGATCGAATCTTTACAGTTatgtaataaacatttttttgatcttgttgaattttttttttttttttttttttttttttttttttgttcaatttcCTGTCGAAGTCgggagataaaaaatatatgaaatgatattaaaataattatgatataaaaaaagaaaaaaaaaattaaagaaaatatatataaaattatttgattcgTTAGGTCGTAAAATTCGTGATAAAAAGAAGTTTGACCTCGACAGAAGCTTTCTCGTTCTCGTgcattttttcattcgtacgCAGATTATGTGCCATCATTATTAAGTCGCTTATTGTCTCGAATTATTCCCCTCTGTCGATCATAACTATGTTGAATATGATGAGATGACTCATGTTCATTAATCGTCTAACGGGTGTTCCGGCGAATCATGGAAATTGATGCATAATTTTAACAACTACGCAGCTGCTTGATcgagtattatatatgtatatttaataatatttaaatttttaggttataaaacaaaagaaagataatttaattaaatttttttctgtcaTTCGAATGTTTAtcataatcgaataaatgataacatgatttatcaataagataattatacgatcgatttataataaaaaaagaaaaaaaattatttttgatatggTTTGACAAACTTGTCATTTTAAAATGGCGCTATTTTGAGATATCCTATTCGTTGGTAGAACTGCTTGTCAAAGTGTCCTATTAAGTTGAAAGATCTAGTGACTTTTTTACTATCTTACAAAGGGAGATACGCAAATAATAATCTCTGCTTGTAATTAatgcaattatatttttaacggATAATATTAGAATGTGTTATCTCACGATAAGAAAGAACAGAATAATGTCAGTATGAATAGAACATCGTGTTGTTAGTGtcgattttgtaaatattcgaAACGATATACCGGTTTATTGTTTTGCAAAGAATTGAAAGGATTTTTGggcgataaaaaataaattattgtgaTTGAATCTTAATGCTGCTCCGTTTTACTATTAATTGACATGACACGGCTAAGAGGCCGAGCTTCTCTCATGATAATCGTAATGATTACTTTTACATTGATGGTGgttatatatcatattctgAGTAATGAAATAGATACTATTTCATCCGATAAGATTAATTCTCGAATGAAGATTGAAGATGTTTATCCACTTGGTGATCTCACAGAGATTCCTATAAGTATAGTCAGGAAACAACAAATGGAATCTCAAATTGCAGGAAATGCAAAACTTGCCAGGAGTAGACAATTTGGAGATGGTATCAATGGTAATTCATATTCATCGTCCAATCCATTGTTCAAAGGACACAAAATCGTTCATTTAGATTTAAAGGGTGCTCCACCTAAAATaggttattataaatatcttttaccaTTACTTAAAAAGTTAGGTGCCACTGGAATACTTATAGAATATGAGGATATGTTTCCatttgatgaaaaaataaaagacataaGCGCTGGTAATTGTTATACCAAAGATGATATTCGTATTATTCAGAACTTAgcagaagaaaataatcttattgTCATTCCATTGATACAAACTTTTGGACATTTGGAATTTATTCTTAAGCTTGATAAATATAAGGATTATAGAGAAGTTCCAAGATATCCACAAGTAGTATGTCCTacttataataaaacgataccattaatttatgaaataatagatCAAATTGTAGCAGCTCATCCAATCTCGAAGCACTTGCATATCGGAGCTGATGAAGTATATCAGATAGGAGATTGTTCGAGGTGTGTAAATACTATGGTTAAAAAACATTGGactaaaaaacaattattccTTGATCATGTATCTAAAGTAGCTAGTTATATCAAGGAAAAGTATCCACAGCTTACAGTATTAATGTGGGATGATGAATTTCGTGAAATTTCACCtcaagaaataatagataaagatTTGCATTTAATGGTGGAACCAGTCGTATGGAAATATACAACCGATCCAGGCTCCACTCTGACAGATCAATTATGGGAGAGTTATGGTGCTGTTTGGAAAAGTGTTTGGGTCGCGACAGCTTTTAAAGGAGCTACTGCACCAGATAGATTTTATACGGATATAACTTATCATTTGGAAAATCATCAACGTTGGttagaaattattacaaaatattctaATCAAATTACATTTAAAGGTGTTATTTTAACAGGATGGCAAAGATATGATCATTTTAGCGTACTCTGTGAACTTTTATCAACAGCCATTCCATCACTTGCCATTAATCTGGCAGCCTTACAGGTATCGAATCTGAATGGTTTTCCTATTGAGATACCTAATCAATTAGCAGATATATTACAATGTGAAAATATAATCTCTTTGAGTATACCGGAACCTCAATATGGATGGACGAAATGTGGCTTTCATGGATCATCTGTATATGCAGTTACATTAAGACTTTATTCTTTAatacaagaaataaataaaatggaacaAGAGAACATTTTTAAAGGATGGTTGAAGCcatacaatttaaaatattctttctcaaGTCCAAGTCATATTGAACGTATAATAGACGAATTAAATAGGCATAAGTTGGAGATAatgtatattgaaaaagaaatgcgtTCTGCAATGgaagatatttatgataattatacgaTACAAGAATGGTTAGAAACGTACATTACGCCTTTAAATGAAAAGATCACGCAATTGTACGAGGCAGAGGAGAAAATTCTTGAAAAGAATACATGGCCAAGAAGACCATTGACAAAgattgattgaaaaataattatttttcaagagtACACAATTCATTCTGAATAACAGAAATAGATAATAAGAGactgattaaaaatttattagaaaaaaaaaaaaagaaaaaaagacaattgaATATTGAgatatattatctttgttcTTACAAATAACAGATAATCAATGCAATAATAagttaattatatgtatatatatatatatatatatatatatgttttttaaattcttgaTAACAACaacattataaaaagaagGGCTCAATAATCTGATCAATTACGCCGTCCGTGATTTAAATTATCACGTTCGTCTCATTATGAATAACaaaatctttatttacttCGAAATCAAAAGAACGTGTTAAACACACAAAAGTGAATTTTACGGTAAATCTCTGTGCGTGGTACAATCAAAGtgcaaatatgtattataccaAAGTTGGTTTATTATttgcattaattaatttaattgcaaATACCTTTTACagtaaatgttataatatgtatacatgacTTGTACAAGAGCATGTATAGTCATACTCATTGTTAGTGTAAGTTGTAGGAATCTTAAGacaattaatgtaattttattctcATGAAAAGTTTGATCCCTTTCTAATaaatacttcttctttttccctaatTGATATTAGTATGTGTTTCTATGTTGAATCATGGTATGacatattttatgaaattaaatttgtatacacacacacacacaaaccaacacacacacacacacacacacacgcacatacacgtTCATAAACATGCTATGGTAATTGTACAaactattgaaaaatattttcaaccttgttataatctaaatattaatcttattattgcCCTTaggaaaatatcaataaaattgtttttcaattattctattaatttatagtCATTATCATGTTGattacttaataaaaaaaattaattgcatCTAAGTATAAACGAGCTATATTATTAGTCTTAATTCATCGaatatgtttttcttattttcttaaatattattatttatatatatatatataaatatatatatatatatatatattcattaataatcattgtaAAGTGCAAACAGTTGATTTTGACATAGGAAAATGTGAATGAAAGGAAATCGGATGGTGTCTCTTATTAGGAAATCTTTTTACAACCTTATGAATCGTGTTCATATCCACTGTATCTCCAATTTCAGCAATAATAATCGGCTTATGAAAATCTTGATCATTTTTCGATAATCGTACACCTAAAACTTGTGCGGCCAAGCTTACGATACACAAGGAaagctaaaaaaaagaaacatataaaaaatgttaatttgaATGACGCGCTAAAATAAAAGGTAACAGATATTGATATTCGGCGCGcaaatttaaaatacattaaaatataattaccgATTCGCCAGTTCTCGCAGACATATCATAATATGGAAATCCATTTTCTGCTGCATAACGATgagatttatcttttttaacagTTCTTTGATGTTCCATATCACATTTATTACCGACCAATGCCATTAATGGTGGTTCTTCAATACTGTCGTTCATTCCACGTATCTTATTGGCCCATTCGTCAAGAATTTCAAAACTCGTAATGTTCGTAATATCATATACCAAAAGGACGAtctaaatttaatgaaataaatagagtttaattattttaataaaaaaataataatataataattaaattatttattaatatttaataaattcttacgTTAGCTGCAAACACGTATTTGTCCAACATGTTACCATGTAAAGCGAGACCTCCGACGTCCCAAAGGTGTAGGTTAACATTTTTGTAAGAACCAacggtaatattttttaaaaagaaatcaatgcCGGCCGTTGGTGTGTATTGTCTCGTAAATTCGTTGGTGCAAAATTTCAAAGCGATGCTCGTCTAAAAAGGGATCTTTGAAATTCAATTatcgagaataaaatattgtatcgttcaattatttacaattgtcaattataaaaattgattcttGATCGTTGAGGAAGAATATAacgtaataaattcaaaattaaattttgaactTTTATCAAcgagagataagaaaagaaaaataataataagaaaaaaatatatatataattaggaAGGATCattgaattttcaattatcgaaaatagaatattaaatatcgtataattattaatatcgttaattttccgcgggaaattatgaaaaattatttcttaatcgttgttttctttatcattcgcatgggaaaatttcaaaatgatattagtatttttaatgaacgagataataaaataagaaaagaataaattaaaatttcttttatcttttaaaattaaaaaaaaaaaaaaagaagaaataataaattaaaatttcatttaaaactgTATTACCGATCGATAATTCTTATTCGTTTGACCcgggaaatataaaattcaattcgaatatatatatacatcgaacgagataaaagataacgtgaatcaattttatatctacGATTATCACGTACCTtagaataatcaataatttattcatttatattaaggAATTTCGTGTGTAAACTGCATTACCGatcaataaattcatatttatctcGATCAATTAAAGGAATGCCACAAGTTGTTCAACATTACATGCAAGTGTTATTAACGACATGAAAAAGCTCATGAACGTTAAGGTTTTATCGATTGGAGCAATTACATTGccttactttattttattttattaaacattttctaacataattttattgagaattttatcgagaattttattaagtaaataataaacaatttgaacgtataaaatcgtataaaaaaaaaaaaaaaaaaaaaaaaaataataataataataataataaataaaataaataaataaggggagaaaaaaatatctaaatctttttttcttattttattaaaataatatatatataatatattattttaataatacaatattatatatatatatatatattattgttgttattattattattattgttattattgttattatttttttcgttttttttttctttttcttttatatatatctatatatttatatatgtatatatataaaaatgaaaactttgAGAAACTTACTTTTCCAGAGCCGGAATCACCGAGAAGAACAATTTTTAGTCGCCTCTCGGCAAGATCCTCTTCGATGTCGGACATAGATTGAATTAGATTGagttaaaacgataattaagttGGTTAATACGATTTTCGaattcataagaaaaaaaaaaagaaaagaagaagaaggaagaaaagaagaaatatacgaACGATATGAAAGTATGGCGTCGGACTAATAAACGCGTTAACGAAGGCGTTGCTCGTGTCCGTTCGTATGAAAGTCGCCAATGAAAATCGAACGGGTCGACCGAGTGGCCAGTACGCGCCGTCGATGTCGACGTCGACGTTGTGTCGTCCTTTCCTGGTATTCACCGCTGCCCGGtatgaataaattaacaaaaaatcgaTAACTAAGCACTACCTATGGTATAACCGTGCATGTTTTACATCGAcgtagattcttttttttaatttttattctatttttttaatttcttttttttttttttttttttttttttttattatttattttctttttatttattttactcttCTTTCATATTCACGCGTTATAAATGCATttccatatatttttcattatgttaAGTTAAACGAAAATGTTCactcgaaatttttttcttttgtaatacacaattttttaattgttttttttcttcctttttttttttgattttttgagggttctttttttttgtttttttttttttttttttttttttttttttaacagcatttctttttatgaagtATTACAATAAgcataaaatatgtattaaacgATCGTTATTGGTCAGTAGAATGGGGGCCAgcaatgtatatttttttctttttcttttttcttttcttttccttttctaaatttctaattataaatcattatagaAAGTTGACTCTCAAGAAGTTTTCTcgtatttatgaataataagataaatcgaatttttaatataattcattattattatcgttattattataattaatattaaataataattaataatagtcgATTGTCACTGGTAAGAATTCTTTGCATCCCTAAAAACTCGAAATGTTTTCTAACTGGCGATTGTTAAGtagatcaataaaaaaaaaaaaaaaaaagatttattcatCATCACGATGATCGAGAGATCAAGATTATTATACGATAtctaaactttttattttttcttcgtcaacCGAGAACAATCAAAAAGATTATCGACACACGTAAAGTGGTTCCAACCAAGTCGAATAAATTGGATCTgtgaatgtatttaaaaagtgTTATTTATTGTCGCCAAAATCTTGTTTCCGAGAGATCAAagataatttgattttacgaTGGCTCTTAGATCCATATCTACGAAATCTATTTCGTTCATAGAAATTAAAACGACCTTAGAACGTCTAAgtcaataaagataaaagagagataaaattatcttattaaagGTGAAAGGTAAATTGTGATATCGTGACCCTGATCATGCTCGTTGTTGTTCAggtcattttaattttttaacgaacgtaGTCCGATCAAAGGATTTCGTTCATAGAATTTTGTTTAGGAAGGGTGAGAATGGGGGAGTGGAAACGTGAAGAAGTGgggatgatataaaatatcactTGGATCAATGAATAATTTGATAGTTATAGGCGATTTTagtattaaaacatttttttttttttttatcgcaacAAGGTAAATGATAAGGATTATTTTCCTGGGGGTGAGgggggagagaaggaggaaagctATACGTGCTCCGACTCGTGGTTTATCATCCTAGTTCCTTTTTACCCTGATAAATTACTATGTAATTTACCAGACTGTGCGAATGTTTATTATGCACGATAAATATTTGAGTAACCTATAACACTTGTGTACATAAacaatttatctttatacaaaataatgtaaatatctatttaaaaaaaaaaaaaaaaaaaaaaaactgact
This DNA window, taken from Vespa velutina chromosome 12, iVesVel2.1, whole genome shotgun sequence, encodes the following:
- the LOC124953339 gene encoding ras-related protein Rab-28-like isoform X1, coding for MSDIEEDLAERRLKIVLLGDSGSGKTSIALKFCTNEFTRQYTPTAGIDFFLKNITVGSYKNVNLHLWDVGGLALHGNMLDKYVFAANIVLLVYDITNITSFEILDEWANKIRGMNDSIEEPPLMALVGNKCDMEHQRTVKKDKSHRYAAENGFPYYDMSARTGESLSLCIVSLAAQVLGVRLSKNDQDFHKPIIIAEIGDTVDMNTIHKVVKRFPNKRHHPISFHSHFPMSKSTVCTLQ
- the LOC124953339 gene encoding ras-related protein Rab-28-like isoform X2, whose protein sequence is MHDIKSTSIALKFCTNEFTRQYTPTAGIDFFLKNITVGSYKNVNLHLWDVGGLALHGNMLDKYVFAANIVLLVYDITNITSFEILDEWANKIRGMNDSIEEPPLMALVGNKCDMEHQRTVKKDKSHRYAAENGFPYYDMSARTGESLSLCIVSLAAQVLGVRLSKNDQDFHKPIIIAEIGDTVDMNTIHKVVKRFPNKRHHPISFHSHFPMSKSTVCTLQ
- the LOC124953338 gene encoding hexosaminidase D-like, with the protein product MTRLRGRASLMIIVMITFTLMVVIYHILSNEIDTISSDKINSRMKIEDVYPLGDLTEIPISIVRKQQMESQIAGNAKLARSRQFGDGINGNSYSSSNPLFKGHKIVHLDLKGAPPKIGYYKYLLPLLKKLGATGILIEYEDMFPFDEKIKDISAGNCYTKDDIRIIQNLAEENNLIVIPLIQTFGHLEFILKLDKYKDYREVPRYPQVVCPTYNKTIPLIYEIIDQIVAAHPISKHLHIGADEVYQIGDCSRCVNTMVKKHWTKKQLFLDHVSKVASYIKEKYPQLTVLMWDDEFREISPQEIIDKDLHLMVEPVVWKYTTDPGSTLTDQLWESYGAVWKSVWVATAFKGATAPDRFYTDITYHLENHQRWLEIITKYSNQITFKGVILTGWQRYDHFSVLCELLSTAIPSLAINLAALQVSNLNGFPIEIPNQLADILQCENIISLSIPEPQYGWTKCGFHGSSVYAVTLRLYSLIQEINKMEQENIFKGWLKPYNLKYSFSSPSHIERIIDELNRHKLEIMYIEKEMRSAMEDIYDNYTIQEWLETYITPLNEKITQLYEAEEKILEKNTWPRRPLTKID